From a region of the Impatiens glandulifera chromosome 4, dImpGla2.1, whole genome shotgun sequence genome:
- the LOC124933678 gene encoding cell division control protein 48 homolog E-like: protein MSKQPESSSESKGTKRDFSTAILEKKKALNRLMVDEAVNDDNSVVALNPETMEKLQLYRGDTILVKGKKRKDTICIALADDTCDESKIRMNKVVRSNLRVRLGDVVSVHQCPDVKYGKRVHILPIDDTIDGITGNLFDAYLKPYFLEAYRPVRKGDLFLVRGGMRSVEFKVIETDPAEHCVVAPDTEIFCEGEPVKRDDENRLDEVGYDDVGGVRKQMAQIRELVELPLRHPQLFKSIGVKPPKGILLYGPPGSGKTLIARAVANETGAFFFCINGPEIMSKLAGESESNLRKAFEEAEKNAPSIIFIDEIDSIAPKREKTNGEVERRIVSQLLTLMDGLKSRAHVIVMGATNRPNSIDPALRRFGRFDREIDIGVPDEVGRLEVLRIHTKNMKLSEDADMERISKDTHGYVGADLAALCTEAALQCIREKMDVIDLEDDNIDAEILNSMAVTNEHFQTALGTSNPSALRETVVEVPNVSWADIGGLENVKRELQETVQYPVEHPEKFEKFGMSPSKGVLFYGPPGCGKTLLAKAIANECQANFISVKGPELLTMWFGESEANVREIFDKARQSAPCVLFFDELDSIATQRGSSVGDAGGAADRVLNQLLTEMDGMNAKKTVFIIGATNRPDIIDPALLRPGRLDQLIYIPLPDEDSRHQIFKACMRKSPVSKEVDLRALAKYTQGFSGADITEICQRACKYAIRENIEKDIEKERRKENPQAMEEDAEDEEVTEIKAAHFEESMKYARRSVSDADIRKYQAFAQTLQQSRGFGSDFRFSENTSTPATTGSEHPFAPSSAAAATDDDDLYS, encoded by the exons ATGAGTAAGCAACCCGAATCATCATCCGAATC GAAGGGGACGAAAAGAGACTTTAGTACTGCCATATTGGAAAAGAAGAAGGCGCTGAATCGGCTTATGGTGGATGAGGCTGTGAATGATGACAACTCGGTGGTTGCTCTCAATCCTGAGACGATGGAGAAGCTTCAGTTGTACCGCGGCGATACGATCTTAGTGAAG ggaaagaaaagaaaggatACTATCTGCATTGCCCTTGCTGATGACACTTGTGATGAATCTAAGATTAGGATGAACAAGGTTGTCAGAAGCAATTTGAGGGTCAGACTTGGAGATGTGGTTTCTGTCCATCAATGTCCTGATGTCAAATACGGGAAGCGAGTACATATCCTTCCTATTGATGACACAATTGATGGGATAACTGGAAATTTGTTTGATGCATACCTCAAAC CTTATTTCCTTGAAGCATATCGTCCGGTAAGAAAAGGTGATTTGTTTCTTGTAAGAGGTGGAATGAGAAGTGTAGAGTTTAAGGTTATTGAGACAGATCCAGCTGAGCACTGTGTTGTTGCTCCCGATACTGAGATCTTCTGTGAAGGAGAACCTGTGAAGAGGGACGATGAAAACAGGTTAGACGAGGTGGGTTACGATGATGTGGGTGGTGTCCGTAAACAGATGGCTCAGATTAGGGAATTGGTGGAATTGCCTTTGAGACATCCTCAGCTCTTCAAATCTATTGGTGTTAAACCACCAAAAGGAATATTGCTTTATGGGCCTCCTGGATCTGGAAAAACATTGATAGCACGAGCTGTTGCCAATGAAACTGGGGCTTTCTTCTTTTGCATCAATGGACCAGAGATTATGTCCAAGTTGGCTGGAGAGAGCGAAAGCAATCTCAGGAAAGCTTTTGAGGAAGCAGAAAAGAATGCACCATCTATTATCTTCATTGATGAGATTGACTCAATTGCTCCCAAGCGAGAGAAGACAAATGGGGAAGTTGAGAGGAGGATTGTGTCACAGCTCTTAACGCTCATGGATGGACTTAAATCCCGTGCTCATGTTATTGTAATGGGTGCAACAAACCGTCCGAATAGCATCGATCCTGCCTTGAGAAGATTTGGAAGATTTGATAGGGAAATTGATATTGGTGTTCCTGATGAAGTTGGCCGTCTCGAGGTTCTTCGTATTCACACCAAGAATATGAAACTTTCTGAagat GCTGACATGGAGAGAATTTCCAAAGACACTCACGGTTATGTTGGTGCTGATCTAGCAGCTCTGTGCACGGAGGCTGCCCTTCAGTGCATCAGAGAGAAGATGGATGTGATTGATTTAGAAGATGATAACATAGATGCTGAGATACTCAATTCAATGGCAGTTACAAATGAGCACTTCCAGACGGCCCTAGGAACAAGCAATCCTTCTGCTCTGCGTGAAACT GTTGTTGAGGTGCCCAATGTCTCCTGGGCGGATATTGGTGGCCTTGAAAACGTTAAAAGGGAGCTTCAGGAG ACTGTTCAATATCCAGTGGAGCATCCTGAGAAATTCGAAAAGTTTGGCATGTCACCTTCAAAAGGAGTTCTTTTTTATGGTCCACCCGGATGTGGAAAAACACTACTGGCCAAGGCCATTGCGAATGAATGTCAAGCAAACTTCATCAGTGTCAAAGGTCCTGAATTGCTAACCATGTGGTTTGGGGAAAGTGAGGCTAATGTAAGAGAAATATTTGACAAGGCTCGCCAATCTGCCCCTTGTGTCCTCTTCTTTGATGAACTAGACTCAATTGCTACTCAG AGGGGAAGCAGTGTAGGAGATGCTGGAGGGGCTGCTGATAGAGTCTTGAATCAACTTCTCACGGAAATGGATGGAATGAATGCGAAGAAAACTGTGTTCATCATTGGCGCCACAAACAGACCAGACATAATTGATCCTGCTCTTCTAAGACCGGGTAGACTTGATCAGCTTATTTATATCCCTCTACCAGATGAGGATTCAAGGCATCAGATCTTCAAAGCCTGCATGAGGAAGTCCCCTGTCTCCAAGGAAGTGGACCTAAGAGCCCTTGCAAAGTATACCCAGGGCTTTAGTGGTGCTGATATAACGGAGATATGCCAACGTGCATGCAAATATGCCATCAGAGAGAATATAGAGAAA GATATTGAGAAGGAGAGGAGGAAGGAAAATCCCCAGGCGATGGAGGAGGATGCAGAAGATGAGGAAGTGACAGAGATCAAGGCTGCTCATTTCGAGGAATCCATGAAGTATGCAAGGAGGAGTGTAAGCGACGCAGACATTCGAAAGTACCAAGCGTTTGCCCAGACATTGCAACAGTCTAGAGGCTTTGGTTCAGATTTTCGTTTCTCTGAAAATACCAGCACGCCAGCTACAACTGGATCCGAACACCCTTTTGCTCCTTCCTCTGCTGCAGCTGCtactgatgatgatgatctctACAGTTAG